The genomic interval TAATCTGATTGATAAATGATTCGGTAAGCTTTGTACCTTTATTCAACAATACCTTTTTGGTTTTTGGACATAATATTGCTTCAGCTAAAATCATTCCTTCTGATAATTCAGAAACAGCGACTTTTTCCACTTAGCCACCTTCTTTCAAATATTACATATTACAATAAAACTTAAGGGAAACAAAATGCAAATAAAGATATGATTATTACATATGATATATAATCATATTATACAATATTTACAGTAAAGATTCAAATCTAGTCCCTTTAGTTTTTGCCTGGAAAGAAAACCATATAGCTGATTTCAATTCCTTATGCGGCTTTTAAGTATAGATTTATCAGCTTTATATAAAGTTGTACCACTTTCTTACCAGCAGTATGGGTAAATTTATGCAGATAGGATATCTTATCTCAAACTAAAAAGCAGTAGGTAGAGATATTTCTAACTACTGCCTTTCTCAGTATAACCAATGTAGTTTACGCTCCTGCTAAAATGTGTTTTACATGATATCTGAAATATTACTTGATGTTTATTTGCCTTGCTTCTATATAGCCTCTATATCCTTGGGGCTCAAGTTGAAATCTTGGAGCCTCGTCATCCGCCCAATCAAAGCCATAAATCTGAGGATTGTATTTTTTTATCACTTCCCATAATTCTTCAATTGCTTCACCAAACTTTTCATCGTCAAATGGTTCTCCCTGGAAAACCATCATTTTACAAGGCGGCAGGTCAATGATTTCAAACCCATCCGGTATTAGTCCAGCATAATCTTGAGGTACTTCTACACCTTGAACATATTGTGATGTCCCAGGTTTAATCAAATTCTTTGGCAGCCACATCCCAGCTGGTTCATACATCTTTTTTCCTCGGGCATTTCAATCTCTCCTTTTTGCATTGTGAAGGTAATAATCACGAATACGCTGGGGCATAAACAGCTGTATCGGTTCAGGACTATCACTGTATTTTTTGGGCGACACTCCGAACTGTTTAATAAAAGCTCTTGTAAAGCCTTCATGAGAGTCAAATACAAAATCAAATGCTACATCAACAACTCTTGGCTGTTTATCTCTAAGCAATAATGCTGCTCTACTTAACCTTAAAGCTCTAATATATTCAAAAGGTGTCTTACCGGTAAATTCCTTGAAAATCCTTGCAGAATGCCATTGTGAATATCCTCAGCTTTAGCAAGCTCGCTTAGC from Pseudobacteroides sp. carries:
- a CDS encoding AraC family transcriptional regulator, which gives rise to MFKEFTGKTPFEYIRALRLSRAALLLRDKQPRVVDVAFDFVFDSHEGFTRAFIKQFGVSPKKYSDSPEPIQLFMPQRIRDYYLHNAKRRD